The following are from one region of the Takifugu rubripes chromosome 16, fTakRub1.2, whole genome shotgun sequence genome:
- the vrtn gene encoding vertnin, with the protein MIQRKELVLSVLGELQEATECSGLDALTRVALEVDQILAPFALPVTPCQDFPQWARVDEAARDLYPADAPAGLLPLSCQGGGNLLFDAASMLLVGNTDLSLELQVRTVVDMVLWKRYYLSGMIDSKMMLQAVRFSLCAEESEDMLNLPASVLEAIFDADVKASCFPGSYANMWHVYALSSVLQFNVYSIYPMFNLKIRPYFNRVIRPRTRPGDQEPQTIHIMWSGVLHSRSLFRPDRFVALVQVNEDGDQKASLNESEELLSRELQLSYPNLKDKYNITKRTFYRWKRQTQEHCKKSTARYEAKHFLQACYLEGKLMPLHQFKKFFPEISRSSYYNWKHELLKTRGSFSTSLSTGEVSPAESTEQEAWSSPEGKEEEPEHHDSVASMFGLSAGKLDLERAHTMANMQQAKRCLQNSIAMNTSLPFRVFKKNFPGISRSTYYNWRRDAMLFARGYKGGLASSEDSSDADKCQSPGSLSPGLPLPLLPRARVCRRRHRSFRLAYMSKKQLRDAAKLHVQKSKWSLMKFRLRFPTMSPCFYWLWRGGLSRRKKVAEAVQLPAGGAEPAAEDGPAERLTESRQVLVYTQDPGPRQCPAAPHFDAPLSKHALPKVSLDEQMFALDVVALANFKAKAKLFLQQRFEQKAFPTFKEFRSYFPFTPRSTYYMWKRALYHGVSLVHG; encoded by the exons ATGATCCAGAGGAAGGAGTTGGTGCTGTCTGTCCTGGGGGAACTCCAGGAGGCCACGGAGTGCTCTGGCCTGGATGCTCTGACCAGAGTGgccctggaggtggaccagatcCTGGCTCCCTTCGCCCTCCCTGTAACCCCCTGTCAGGATTTCCCACAGTGGGCGCGCGTGGACGAGGCCGCCCGTGACCTGTATCCCGCGGACGCCCCAGCGGGCCTCCTGCCTCTGAGCTGCCAGGGAGGTGGGAACCTGCTGTTTGACGCCGCGAGCATGTTGCTGGTGGGCAACACTGatctcagcctggagctgcag GTCCGGACTGTGGTGGACATGGTGCTGTGGAAGAGGTACTACCTGTCGGGGATGATCGACTcgaagatgatgctgcaggcGGTCCGCTTCAGTCTCTGCGCGGAAGAGTCGGAGGACATGCTCAACCTGCCCGCCTCGGTCCTGGAGGCCATTTTTGACGCGGACGTGAAGGCCTCCTGCTTCCCCGGCTCCTATGCCAACATGTGGCACGTGTACGCGCTGTCGTCAGTCCTGCAGTTCAACGTCTACTCCATCTACCCCATGTTCAACCTCAAAATCAGACCTTACTTCAACCGCGTCATACGGCCCAGGACCAGGCCCGGCGACCAAGAGCCCCAGACCATTCACATCATGTGGTCCGGCGTGCTACACTCCAGGTCTCTGTTCAGACCGGACCGTTTTGTGGCTCTGGTCCAGGTGAATGAAGACGGCGACCAGAAGGCGTCGCTCAATGAGAGCGAGGAGCTGCTGAGCCGGGAGCTGCAGCTCTCTTACCCGAATCTGAAGGACAAGTACAACATCACCAAGCGCACCTTCTACCGCTGGAAGAGACAGACCCAGGAGCACTGCAAGAAGTCCACGGCCAGGTACGAGGCGAAGCATTTCCTGCAGGCCTGCTACCTGGAGGGCAAGCTCATGCCTCTGCACCAGTTCAAGAAGTTTTTCCCAGAAATCTCCAGGTCATCTTACTACAACTGGAAGCACGAGCTCCTAAAGACCAGAGGAAGCTTTTCCACCTCGCTGTCAACCGGAGAGGTGAGTCCCGCGGAGAGCACGGAGCAGGAGGCCTGGTCCTCCccggaggggaaggaggaggagccagagCACCACGACAGCGTCGCCAGCATGTTCGGTCTGAGCGCGGGTAAGCTGGACCTGGAGCGCGCTCACACCATGGCTAACATGCAGCAGGCCAAGCGCTGCCTTCAGAACTCCATCGCCATGAACACCTCGCTCCCCTTCAGGGTCTTTAAGAAGAACTTCCCGGGGATCTCCAGGTCAACGTACTACAACTGGAGGAGGGACGCCATGCTCTTCGCCAGGGGCTACAAAGGCGGCCTGGCCAGCAGTGAGGACAGCTCGGACGCCGACAAGTGCCAGAGTCCCGGCAGCCTGTCGCCAgggctgcccctccccctcctgccccgGGCCAgggtctgcaggaggaggcacCGGAGCTTCAGGCTGGCATACATGAGCAAAAAACAGCTCAGGGATGCTGCCAAGCTGCACGTCCAGAAGTCCAAATGGTCCCTGATGAAGTTCAGGCTCAGGTTCCCGACCATGTCGCCCTGTTTCTACTGGCTGTGGCGTGGCGGTCTGAGCCGCAGGAAGAAGGTGGCCGAGGCGGTCCAGCTCCCCGCGGGCGGCGCGGAACCTGCTGCAGAAGACGGGCCGGCGGAGAGGCTGACGGAGAGCCGGCAAGTGCTCGTGTACACGCAGGACCCCGGACCCCGCCAGTGTCCCGCGGCGCCCCATTTCGACGCCCCACTTTCAAAGCACGCGCTCCCCAAGGTGTCCCTCGACGAGCAGATGTTTGCCCTGGATGTGGTGGCTCTGGCCAACTTCAAGGCCAAGGCCAagctcttcctgcagcagcgctTCGAGCAGAAGGCCTTCCCCACGTTCAAAGAGTTCCGGTCCTACTTCCCCTTCACCCCGCGCTCCACGTACTACATGTGGAAGCGGGCCTTGTATCACGGCGTGTCACTAGTTCACGGCTAA